The following proteins come from a genomic window of Shewanella halifaxensis HAW-EB4:
- a CDS encoding DUF2971 domain-containing protein codes for MLFKYVSNRWIDSLICKNEIRFTQFTALNDPFESSVLMQLDEPATDDEYEKMLPSVANIRRYLEKPSTQGRMTAEYFSSIYGILSLSRNVHNMLMWAHYGESHTGFAIGFDEQHEFFKESGDNDFEPALKKVVYSKNRVVQTHDEELIFCHKSIDWAYEEEERLFKLLDLGGANGKHCQFNEPVYLFKIPKEAYKSIYIGANMPKGEAKKLILACETHLPHVDVYTAEVSDEKYELVFNPQT; via the coding sequence ATGCTTTTTAAGTATGTGTCTAATAGATGGATCGATAGTTTGATTTGTAAAAATGAAATCAGGTTTACACAATTTACAGCTTTAAATGATCCATTTGAGTCATCGGTGTTAATGCAACTTGATGAGCCAGCAACAGATGATGAATATGAAAAAATGCTGCCTTCTGTTGCCAATATAAGACGTTACTTAGAAAAGCCTTCAACTCAAGGAAGAATGACTGCCGAGTATTTCTCTTCAATATATGGGATTCTATCGCTGTCTAGAAATGTACACAATATGTTGATGTGGGCGCATTACGGTGAAAGTCACACGGGATTTGCTATTGGCTTCGATGAGCAACATGAGTTTTTCAAAGAATCTGGTGATAATGACTTTGAACCAGCATTAAAGAAGGTTGTTTATAGTAAAAATAGGGTAGTCCAAACACATGATGAAGAATTGATTTTTTGTCATAAATCTATTGACTGGGCATATGAAGAGGAAGAACGCCTCTTTAAACTACTCGATTTAGGGGGGGCTAATGGGAAACATTGCCAGTTTAATGAGCCTGTATATTTATTTAAAATCCCCAAAGAAGCGTATAAGTCCATATACATTGGTGCCAATATGCCGAAAGGTGAAGCAAAGAAGCTGATTTTAGCTTGTGAAACTCACCTTCCTCATGTTGATGTCTACACTGCTGAGGTTAGTGATGAAAAATACGAGCTAGTTTTTAACCCGCAAACCTAA
- a CDS encoding phosphorylase: protein MLWTIAEKLTESGVQTGVLLPLTDADTLIELDGFSYLGNIVTENMAKKHQPLVSRHDPFIAPYDPSLYIGEVGSEHVCLLNKFPIITPHILICAKEYLSQTSALRLVDFQAWVKGFSSADTLGFFNAGHDAGASQMHRHMQLVKTPILLEASILSGQLPFKHYLFQFEHLDAELLMQHYNAAMIKFSRYKTTMTDGVAECLPYNILLTQRWMLIVPRSTNVVGPVSGHGLCYSGRFLVSSEEQLCWLTEYGFLQFLTDCGYPIESSF from the coding sequence ATGCTTTGGACAATAGCGGAGAAGCTAACAGAGAGCGGTGTGCAAACCGGTGTATTACTGCCGTTAACAGATGCTGATACATTAATTGAACTAGATGGATTTAGCTATTTAGGCAACATAGTTACAGAGAATATGGCGAAAAAGCATCAGCCACTGGTGTCGAGACATGATCCTTTTATTGCTCCCTATGATCCTTCACTTTACATTGGAGAGGTCGGTTCAGAACATGTCTGTTTACTGAATAAATTTCCGATTATCACTCCGCATATATTGATCTGTGCTAAAGAATATCTTTCGCAAACATCGGCTTTGAGATTAGTCGATTTTCAGGCATGGGTTAAGGGCTTTTCTTCGGCCGATACGCTGGGTTTTTTTAATGCCGGGCACGATGCCGGGGCTAGCCAAATGCACCGTCATATGCAGTTAGTTAAAACGCCTATCTTATTAGAAGCTTCAATACTCTCAGGCCAATTACCCTTTAAGCATTATCTATTTCAATTTGAACACTTAGATGCCGAATTGTTGATGCAGCATTATAACGCCGCGATGATTAAGTTTAGCCGCTACAAAACGACCATGACTGACGGCGTCGCGGAGTGTTTACCTTATAATATTTTACTGACTCAGCGATGGATGTTAATTGTGCCACGCTCCACCAATGTGGTAGGCCCAGTCTCTGGCCATGGCTTGTGTTATAGCGGTCGATTTTTGGTTAGCTCAGAGGAGCAGCTTTGTTGGTTAACTGAGTATGGCTTTTTACAGTTCTTGACTGATTGTGGTTATCCAATAGAGTCATCGTTCTAG
- a CDS encoding GFA family protein: MTNIKESTVKPSHPLTGGCLCNKVRYRVTGQPFDADFCHCRHCQKSTGSVVGAWMDFKREQVAWLTEPPKEFASSEHVRRGFCQHCGSQVSFRDLRYGQYLTLSITTLDEPNTIKPNYHIYTDSQLEWFNIQDDCPRYAKNRR; this comes from the coding sequence ATGACTAACATAAAAGAATCAACTGTTAAGCCAAGTCACCCGTTAACTGGCGGCTGTCTATGTAACAAGGTTCGATATCGCGTAACTGGTCAGCCCTTCGATGCCGACTTTTGCCATTGTCGCCATTGCCAAAAAAGTACCGGCTCAGTAGTGGGCGCATGGATGGATTTTAAACGGGAGCAAGTTGCCTGGCTTACTGAGCCACCAAAAGAATTTGCCTCATCCGAGCATGTTCGACGCGGGTTTTGTCAGCATTGCGGCAGCCAAGTAAGCTTTCGCGATCTGCGTTATGGCCAATATCTCACCTTAAGTATCACCACACTCGATGAACCAAACACCATCAAACCTAACTACCATATCTACACCGACAGCCAACTTGAATGGTTTAACATTCAAGATGACTGTCCAAGGTACGCTAAGAACCGAAGATGA
- a CDS encoding universal stress protein, which translates to MRTRQILCPTDFSDTASHALGYAIEMANLYQVNIRLLHVMSKPYGEHNYGIVVESSQELETQLKAYSNEKLAALVKEIEPKLNKTLQVKTAIRSGDTFAQILEDSVENDVGMIVIASHGHTGLSHMLNPNVSEALANKAKCPVLVVK; encoded by the coding sequence ATGCGTACTCGCCAAATTTTATGCCCAACAGACTTTTCTGACACTGCATCCCACGCCCTAGGCTACGCCATTGAGATGGCAAACCTATATCAAGTGAATATCCGATTGCTACACGTGATGAGCAAACCCTATGGGGAGCACAACTATGGCATCGTAGTAGAGAGCAGTCAGGAATTGGAGACTCAACTTAAAGCCTATTCAAACGAAAAACTCGCTGCACTAGTAAAGGAGATTGAACCAAAACTGAATAAGACGCTGCAAGTTAAAACCGCCATCAGAAGTGGCGATACCTTTGCACAGATCCTAGAAGACAGTGTTGAGAACGACGTAGGCATGATCGTTATCGCGAGCCATGGTCATACCGGGCTGTCTCATATGCTTAACCCCAACGTATCAGAGGCACTGGCAAATAAGGCCAAATGTCCAGTATTAGTAGTTAAGTGA
- a CDS encoding dicarboxylate/amino acid:cation symporter gives MLNKKKKFYKNIGFQVVVAMVLGAIVGMMMGEDASIFAPLGTFFIHLIKMLVIPLVAVSIIAGAASLGAGPSAGKVGIGTISFFMATSALAVTLALVMGEFFQPGVGMDFSQHTAGLAAVTAEQGALPGVADTIIGMIPTNVFEALTGGNILQILVFCIFFGIALTKVNPESAKPITSALNTIVEAFIWMINIVMLIAPIGVFGLMADSVGTFGFQSLTVVLNLFLVYVAAILIYGFIFFPLMVKFFSNVPVGKFLSAMKKPQALAMSTASSMAALPVNIEVCEKELGVSKSTAAFVLPLGATINMSGNAIYYGLVAVFFAQMFNVELGLAAYVAIIFTSTLGAIGQAGVPGPSFLVIAVLVAAGIPIEGLPLLFALDRVFDMIRTTLNITGDAVCAVVIDKFNPETEIPVPAEQANANS, from the coding sequence GTGTTGAACAAAAAGAAAAAGTTTTATAAGAATATCGGATTCCAAGTAGTTGTAGCTATGGTCCTAGGTGCGATCGTGGGTATGATGATGGGAGAAGATGCCTCTATCTTCGCTCCGCTAGGAACATTTTTTATCCATTTGATTAAAATGTTGGTGATCCCTCTAGTCGCAGTTTCAATTATTGCGGGCGCAGCAAGCTTAGGCGCTGGTCCATCGGCAGGTAAAGTCGGTATTGGCACTATCAGTTTCTTCATGGCGACCTCTGCTTTGGCTGTGACTTTAGCGCTTGTTATGGGTGAGTTCTTCCAGCCAGGTGTTGGCATGGACTTCTCACAGCATACTGCGGGTCTCGCTGCGGTAACCGCTGAGCAGGGCGCACTACCTGGTGTGGCTGATACCATTATCGGTATGATCCCAACGAACGTGTTCGAGGCGCTAACTGGCGGTAACATTCTGCAAATTTTGGTGTTCTGTATCTTCTTCGGTATCGCACTGACTAAAGTTAATCCAGAGAGTGCTAAGCCGATTACTTCTGCACTGAATACTATCGTTGAAGCCTTTATTTGGATGATTAACATCGTGATGTTGATTGCCCCGATTGGTGTGTTTGGCTTGATGGCTGACTCTGTAGGTACCTTTGGCTTCCAGTCATTGACTGTGGTGTTGAACCTATTCCTAGTTTATGTCGCAGCTATCTTAATCTATGGCTTTATCTTCTTCCCATTGATGGTGAAGTTCTTCTCTAACGTTCCGGTTGGCAAGTTCCTATCGGCGATGAAGAAGCCGCAAGCATTGGCTATGTCTACCGCTTCATCGATGGCTGCGCTGCCAGTTAACATCGAAGTGTGTGAGAAAGAGCTAGGCGTATCTAAGTCGACAGCCGCGTTTGTATTGCCTTTAGGCGCTACCATTAACATGAGTGGTAACGCGATCTACTACGGTCTAGTAGCGGTATTCTTCGCTCAGATGTTCAATGTAGAGCTAGGCCTTGCAGCTTACGTTGCAATCATATTCACCTCGACATTGGGCGCGATTGGCCAAGCGGGTGTTCCAGGTCCATCATTCCTAGTGATTGCGGTATTAGTTGCTGCTGGTATTCCAATTGAAGGCCTACCACTACTGTTCGCTCTGGACCGTGTGTTTGACATGATCAGAACAACGCTAAACATTACGGGTGATGCGGTTTGTGCTGTGGTTATCGATAAGTTTAACCCAGAAACTGAAATCCCAGTGCCAGCTGAGCAGGCTAACGCCAATAGTTAA
- a CDS encoding slipin family protein: MEPIFGNGSIFIGVLTFLIVGLLVSMFKILREYERGVIFLLGRFYRVKGPGLIIVIPIVQQMVRVDLRTVVMDVPTQDVISRDNVSVRVNAVIYFRVIDAQKAIINVEDYLQATSQLAQTTLRSVLGQHELDEMLANREMLNTDIQAILDTRTDGWGIKVSNVEIKHVDLNETMIRAIARQAEAERTRRAKVIHASGEMEASAKLVEAAEKLSAEPNAILLRYLQTLTEIAGEKNSTILFPLPMELLKGVLGQQDKKP, encoded by the coding sequence ATGGAACCCATTTTCGGAAATGGTAGCATCTTTATAGGCGTACTCACCTTCCTTATTGTCGGCTTGCTGGTCAGCATGTTTAAGATCTTAAGAGAGTATGAACGCGGTGTGATCTTCCTATTGGGCCGTTTTTACCGAGTAAAGGGACCGGGATTGATCATAGTGATCCCCATCGTACAGCAGATGGTGAGAGTCGATCTGCGTACCGTAGTGATGGATGTTCCAACTCAGGATGTCATTAGCCGCGATAACGTCTCGGTGCGCGTCAATGCGGTGATCTACTTTAGGGTGATCGATGCTCAAAAAGCGATTATCAACGTCGAGGATTATCTGCAAGCCACATCACAGCTGGCACAAACGACCCTGCGTTCGGTGCTCGGTCAACACGAACTCGATGAGATGCTCGCTAACCGAGAGATGCTCAACACCGACATTCAAGCCATTCTCGATACCCGTACCGATGGCTGGGGGATTAAGGTGTCCAATGTAGAGATAAAACATGTGGATCTGAATGAAACCATGATTAGGGCCATTGCAAGGCAGGCCGAAGCCGAGCGTACTCGTCGAGCAAAAGTGATCCATGCATCGGGTGAGATGGAAGCCTCGGCAAAACTGGTTGAAGCTGCCGAGAAACTCTCGGCTGAGCCCAACGCCATCTTACTGCGTTATTTGCAAACCCTCACAGAGATTGCAGGCGAGAAGAACTCCACCATACTGTTTCCACTGCCCATGGAGCTACTCAAGGGCGTATTAGGTCAGCAGGATAAAAAACCGTAG
- a CDS encoding NfeD family protein: protein MLSNRLPAFISQLLIAALLQLTFCCGLSYATPTQESAITARPQVLVLAFEGAIGPATSEYLTQGIERANVNAALGNGEIELIVIVMDTPGGLVSSLRDINQSILNSSVPIACLVAPPGARAASAGTYILYACHIAAMAEATTLGAATPVSIGPGSAPTPAPKQDPKDDDKSAPATPSAMEKKILNDSIAYIRALAQLRGRNEQWAELAVKEAATLTANEALEMNVINLISPDAPRLVAELTGWQVEIDHQQLTLALDNAELHYLKPDWRNRIISTVTNPNVAYILMLIGIYGILLEFYSPGIGIAGITGAISLLVALYAFQMLPISYAGLGLLLLGIALITIESFAPSFGLFGIGGIVAFAVGSLFLLDTKTDHFALSLPLIAAVSVTVTLGSLLVLGTLWRNRKSPIVSGDGQIVGQLALVTDDFTSSMQLTNASDTDVVNVTGNAQPTYKGFVLLQGEVWAASSLSPLKKAQQVTVVVRHDLSLEVELSPVSNQQVLTKKC from the coding sequence TTGCTATCAAACAGACTGCCCGCCTTTATATCGCAACTCCTGATTGCAGCTTTACTGCAACTGACATTTTGTTGCGGTTTAAGCTATGCCACCCCCACCCAAGAGTCAGCAATCACAGCAAGACCTCAAGTGTTAGTTCTCGCGTTTGAAGGCGCCATTGGTCCTGCGACTAGCGAATATTTAACCCAAGGTATCGAGCGAGCAAACGTAAACGCTGCACTAGGAAATGGCGAAATAGAGCTCATTGTTATCGTGATGGACACCCCAGGTGGCCTTGTCTCTAGCCTAAGAGATATCAATCAAAGCATCTTAAATTCCTCTGTCCCTATCGCCTGTTTAGTCGCGCCCCCCGGTGCGAGAGCGGCGAGCGCCGGCACCTATATTCTGTACGCATGTCATATCGCCGCCATGGCCGAAGCCACCACCTTAGGCGCAGCAACGCCGGTTAGTATTGGCCCAGGAAGTGCCCCGACACCTGCGCCAAAACAAGATCCAAAAGATGATGATAAGTCCGCTCCAGCCACGCCCAGCGCAATGGAGAAAAAAATCCTCAACGATTCCATCGCCTATATACGTGCACTGGCACAGCTTCGCGGCCGGAATGAGCAATGGGCGGAACTCGCTGTCAAAGAGGCTGCCACCCTCACCGCGAATGAAGCGCTCGAAATGAACGTCATTAATCTCATCAGCCCCGATGCGCCGCGGCTAGTCGCCGAACTGACAGGCTGGCAAGTTGAGATAGATCATCAACAACTGACATTGGCATTAGATAATGCCGAACTGCATTATTTAAAACCCGATTGGCGTAACCGTATTATCTCTACGGTTACCAATCCCAATGTTGCTTACATTTTAATGTTGATCGGAATTTACGGGATTTTGCTTGAGTTCTATAGTCCCGGAATAGGGATTGCGGGGATCACAGGTGCCATAAGCTTACTGGTTGCCTTATATGCGTTTCAGATGCTGCCCATTAGCTATGCTGGATTAGGTCTGTTACTACTCGGGATTGCTCTGATAACCATTGAGTCATTTGCTCCAAGCTTTGGCCTGTTTGGAATTGGTGGCATTGTCGCTTTTGCGGTTGGATCGCTATTTTTACTCGATACAAAAACCGATCATTTTGCGCTTTCTCTGCCACTCATCGCCGCGGTATCGGTCACCGTAACCTTAGGCTCCCTGCTAGTGCTTGGTACATTGTGGCGGAATCGAAAATCCCCCATCGTCAGTGGTGATGGACAAATTGTTGGCCAGCTTGCGCTGGTAACTGATGACTTTACATCGAGTATGCAGCTAACAAATGCATCTGATACTGATGTTGTTAATGTAACAGGCAATGCTCAGCCGACATATAAAGGCTTTGTGCTACTTCAGGGTGAGGTCTGGGCAGCAAGCTCACTATCACCACTAAAAAAGGCTCAGCAAGTCACCGTCGTCGTGCGTCATGACCTTTCACTGGAGGTTGAACTGTCTCCAGTTTCTAATCAACAAGTACTAACCAAGAAGTGCTAA
- a CDS encoding Na(+)-translocating NADH-quinone reductase subunit A encodes MAGYSNQVITIKKGLDVPIAGEPSQVIHDGPKASHVALLGEEYIGLKPTMLVEVGDHVQKGQALFEDKKTTGVIYTAPASGKVIAINRGERRLFQSIVIECDDTEAKNFTACKDIDSLSRQAVQDKLVESGLWTALRTRPFSKVPQLDSLPAGIFVSAMDSNPLSAEPRLIISEQEQAFAAGLQVLSQLTDAKVHLCQEQGEPLPGHDLPKVSNHYFAGVHPAGIVGTHIHFVLPVSLERPVWHLGYQDVIAYGKLFLTGELYSDRVVALAGPDVINPRLIRMQAGAQLSEVIRGELKEGFSRVVSGSLLSGHTAKGPHDFLGRFHNQISVLQEDAKHHLLPWVRGGSTKFSITRAVTSRLKGAKQLFDFTTHTGGSARAMMAFGQLDRVMPLDILPTLLVRDLVVRDTDEAQALGALELDEEDLALCTFVCPGKYDFGKELRACLEIIEREG; translated from the coding sequence ATGGCAGGTTACTCAAACCAAGTTATAACGATAAAAAAGGGCTTAGATGTGCCCATAGCCGGTGAACCTTCGCAAGTGATCCATGATGGTCCTAAGGCATCCCATGTTGCCTTGCTCGGTGAAGAATACATTGGCTTGAAACCAACAATGCTTGTAGAGGTGGGGGATCATGTTCAAAAGGGCCAAGCGCTCTTTGAAGATAAGAAAACCACCGGCGTTATTTATACCGCGCCCGCAAGTGGTAAAGTTATTGCGATTAACCGAGGTGAACGCAGACTTTTCCAATCCATCGTTATTGAATGTGATGACACTGAGGCAAAAAACTTTACAGCATGTAAAGATATTGACTCATTAAGTCGTCAAGCCGTACAAGACAAACTCGTTGAAAGTGGTTTGTGGACCGCATTACGTACTCGCCCTTTCTCCAAAGTCCCTCAATTAGACAGCCTTCCTGCTGGTATTTTTGTTAGCGCAATGGACAGCAATCCATTATCCGCCGAACCTAGACTGATTATTAGCGAACAAGAGCAAGCGTTTGCGGCAGGATTACAGGTGTTGAGTCAGCTGACTGATGCAAAGGTACACCTATGCCAAGAGCAAGGTGAGCCACTGCCAGGCCATGACCTACCCAAAGTCAGCAATCACTATTTTGCTGGCGTACACCCAGCAGGCATAGTGGGAACCCATATTCATTTCGTCTTGCCTGTCAGTCTTGAGCGTCCAGTTTGGCACCTTGGCTATCAAGACGTTATCGCCTACGGCAAACTGTTTTTAACCGGTGAGCTTTATTCCGACCGTGTTGTTGCATTGGCCGGCCCCGACGTTATCAATCCGCGTCTTATTCGTATGCAAGCAGGTGCACAGCTATCTGAAGTCATTCGAGGCGAATTAAAAGAGGGTTTCTCTCGTGTGGTATCGGGCTCACTGTTGTCGGGTCATACCGCAAAAGGGCCTCATGATTTCCTCGGCCGTTTCCATAATCAAATTAGCGTGCTGCAAGAGGATGCTAAACATCATCTATTGCCGTGGGTACGTGGCGGCTCGACTAAGTTCTCCATTACCCGCGCGGTAACATCACGCCTTAAGGGCGCTAAGCAGCTGTTCGACTTTACCACCCACACTGGCGGCTCAGCGCGTGCCATGATGGCTTTTGGTCAGCTAGATCGCGTCATGCCGCTGGATATCTTACCGACCTTGTTGGTGAGAGATCTAGTGGTACGTGATACTGATGAGGCGCAGGCGCTTGGGGCATTAGAGCTGGATGAAGAAGATTTAGCACTGTGCACATTTGTGTGCCCTGGCAAGTATGACTTTGGTAAAGAGTTACGTGCTTGTTTAGAGATTATTGAGAGGGAAGGGTAA
- a CDS encoding NADH:ubiquinone reductase (Na(+)-transporting) subunit B, which translates to MSQQDKKPDIQEDYYAPGNSVKGYLSSLLIAHGRSTQGRVHIRDAIDVKRTMTIVGLCLLPAILFGMYNIGLQAQIAVASGLATADVWQLIAFNLIFGGMTEQTGFIGLFFYGLSFYAPIYLTALVVSLFWEVVFAKVRGQELHEGFFVTALLFTLILPVSTPLWLVAMGITFGVIMAKEVFGGMGYNFLNPALAGLAFIYFAYPSQVTAVSQLVAVDGFSGATTLMQAAAGKVSFADYTWFDAFSDPNWWNAFFGFTPGAIGETSTLALLVGGGFLVLTRLADWRIVAGVMLGMIVTAIMFNLIGSSKNEMFAMPWTWHLVTGGFAIGMMFMATDPVTTSYTTKGKLAYGLLIGFMTVLIRVVNPKMPEGIMLAILFANLWAPIFDYLVAKANIKRRLKRHGL; encoded by the coding sequence ATGAGTCAGCAAGATAAAAAGCCTGATATCCAAGAGGATTATTATGCGCCGGGTAACTCGGTAAAGGGCTATTTAAGCTCACTGCTGATAGCCCATGGTCGCAGCACTCAAGGTCGGGTGCACATTCGTGATGCCATTGATGTTAAACGTACCATGACCATAGTGGGTCTATGTCTATTACCTGCGATTTTGTTTGGTATGTATAACATAGGTCTTCAAGCTCAGATTGCTGTTGCGTCGGGCTTGGCAACCGCTGATGTGTGGCAGCTTATTGCATTTAACCTGATTTTTGGCGGCATGACGGAGCAAACTGGCTTTATCGGTTTATTCTTCTATGGCCTGAGTTTCTATGCGCCTATCTACCTAACGGCACTGGTTGTCAGTCTGTTTTGGGAGGTGGTGTTTGCCAAGGTGCGCGGCCAAGAGCTGCATGAAGGTTTCTTCGTTACCGCGTTACTATTTACCTTGATTTTACCAGTATCGACACCGCTTTGGTTGGTGGCCATGGGTATTACCTTTGGCGTGATCATGGCAAAAGAAGTCTTCGGTGGCATGGGTTACAACTTCTTAAACCCAGCGCTTGCAGGTTTGGCGTTTATCTATTTCGCCTACCCATCACAAGTGACGGCAGTGAGCCAATTGGTGGCCGTTGATGGTTTCTCTGGTGCAACGACCTTGATGCAAGCCGCTGCGGGCAAGGTGAGCTTTGCTGATTACACTTGGTTCGATGCCTTTAGCGACCCTAACTGGTGGAACGCCTTCTTTGGTTTTACCCCGGGTGCGATTGGTGAGACGAGCACCTTAGCCCTTTTGGTTGGTGGCGGCTTCCTTGTGCTGACGCGTTTAGCTGACTGGCGGATCGTAGCGGGCGTAATGCTGGGTATGATCGTCACTGCGATCATGTTCAACCTTATCGGCTCAAGCAAGAATGAAATGTTTGCAATGCCGTGGACTTGGCATCTCGTCACGGGTGGTTTCGCTATCGGTATGATGTTTATGGCCACCGATCCGGTGACCACTTCATATACCACTAAAGGCAAGCTTGCTTACGGCCTATTGATTGGTTTTATGACTGTGCTTATTCGTGTGGTGAATCCAAAAATGCCTGAAGGCATCATGCTTGCCATCTTGTTTGCCAACCTATGGGCGCCTATCTTCGATTACTTGGTCGCCAAAGCCAACATCAAGCGGAGGCTTAAGCGTCATGGACTATAG
- a CDS encoding Na(+)-translocating NADH-quinone reductase subunit C, whose protein sequence is MAFKKDSFMGTMIFTVTLCLLCSFMITGTAEVLKERKLVKKRDELMRNVLLAADVDLSGDKDFRVLFEKDVKPLLVSLDTGDIDSNANVMDFDPRMAAINPDTSSKPKKDTAKIKSRADQVRVFKVFDDNGKLRSIVVPIYGKGLWSMIYGFVALKPDLNTIENVVIYEHGETPGIGDFLNDPEWTSQWHNKQIFDDKGKVAFKVVKGGAKEGDVHGVDAVSGATLTGRGLQRTVQFWFGHEGFETFFKKLKASEV, encoded by the coding sequence ATGGCATTTAAGAAAGATTCTTTTATGGGCACCATGATTTTTACCGTGACCCTATGTTTACTGTGCTCATTTATGATCACTGGTACCGCAGAAGTACTTAAAGAGCGCAAGTTAGTCAAGAAGCGTGACGAGCTGATGCGAAATGTGTTACTGGCTGCAGATGTCGATCTTAGCGGTGATAAAGATTTCAGAGTGTTATTTGAAAAAGACGTTAAGCCGCTGCTGGTGTCATTGGATACTGGTGATATCGATAGCAATGCTAATGTGATGGACTTTGATCCTCGCATGGCAGCGATCAACCCTGATACTTCTAGCAAGCCAAAGAAAGACACCGCAAAAATTAAATCCCGCGCCGATCAAGTGCGTGTATTTAAGGTGTTTGACGATAACGGCAAGCTTCGCAGCATTGTGGTACCGATTTACGGTAAAGGCTTATGGTCGATGATCTACGGTTTTGTAGCGCTTAAGCCAGATCTCAATACCATCGAAAATGTGGTGATTTATGAACACGGAGAAACACCGGGCATTGGTGACTTCCTAAACGATCCAGAGTGGACCTCTCAGTGGCATAACAAACAGATCTTCGATGACAAAGGTAAAGTGGCCTTTAAAGTGGTTAAAGGCGGCGCTAAAGAGGGTGACGTTCACGGTGTTGATGCTGTGAGTGGCGCAACCCTGACAGGACGTGGACTACAGCGAACGGTGCAGTTCTGGTTTGGTCATGAAGGGTTTGAAACCTTCTTTAAAAAATTAAAAGCGTCGGAGGTATAA
- a CDS encoding NADH:ubiquinone reductase (Na(+)-transporting) subunit D yields MSTQTISTKDILTGPIFTNNPVAMQVLGVCSALAVSNSMQTALVMTLAVTFVLVFSNLIISSIRSLIPNSVRIIAQMTVIASLVIVVDMVLQDVAYELSRQLSVFVGLIITNCIIMGRAEAFAMKNPPHLAVVDAVGNAMGYGVILLGVAFVRELLGSGTLFGHEILKTVENGGWYLANEMFKLPPSAFFLIGLMIWSINVIQRKRG; encoded by the coding sequence ATGAGTACTCAAACTATTTCGACTAAAGACATATTAACGGGGCCTATTTTTACGAATAACCCTGTTGCGATGCAGGTGCTCGGTGTCTGTTCGGCGCTTGCCGTGAGTAACTCGATGCAGACCGCGTTAGTGATGACGCTGGCGGTAACCTTTGTATTGGTGTTCTCAAACCTCATTATCTCAAGCATTCGCTCACTCATTCCAAACAGTGTGCGTATTATCGCCCAGATGACAGTGATAGCATCACTGGTCATCGTGGTCGATATGGTGCTGCAAGATGTTGCCTATGAGCTATCGCGTCAGCTATCGGTATTCGTTGGCTTGATCATCACCAACTGTATCATCATGGGCCGCGCCGAAGCGTTTGCCATGAAGAATCCGCCGCATTTAGCTGTTGTGGATGCTGTAGGTAATGCCATGGGTTATGGCGTAATTTTGCTGGGTGTAGCCTTCGTTCGAGAACTTTTAGGCAGTGGCACCTTGTTTGGCCATGAGATCTTAAAAACCGTAGAGAATGGCGGCTGGTATCTTGCGAACGAGATGTTTAAGTTGCCACCAAGCGCATTCTTCCTTATTGGCCTAATGATCTGGTCAATCAACGTCATTCAACGTAAGCGAGGTTAA
- the nqrE gene encoding NADH:ubiquinone reductase (Na(+)-transporting) subunit E produces MEHYINLFIQAAFIDNMALTFFMGMCTFLAVSKKVSTSFGLGIAVIVVMTIAVPINQLIYANVLAPGALAWAGYPALDLSYLQLITFIGVIAALVQILEMFLDKYIPALYDSLGIFLPLLTVNCAIFAGVIFMANRDYTFAESTVFALGSGFGWAMAIVMLAGLRERMKFHAIPEGLQGIGIVFITTGLMALGFMAFSGISI; encoded by the coding sequence ATGGAACATTATATTAATCTGTTTATTCAAGCCGCGTTTATCGACAACATGGCGCTGACATTCTTTATGGGGATGTGTACCTTCTTGGCGGTATCGAAAAAGGTTTCAACCTCTTTTGGTCTTGGTATCGCAGTTATCGTGGTGATGACCATTGCGGTGCCGATTAACCAGCTGATCTACGCCAATGTTTTAGCCCCTGGCGCGCTTGCGTGGGCGGGTTACCCTGCGCTGGATTTAAGCTATTTGCAGCTTATTACCTTTATCGGAGTGATTGCAGCCTTGGTGCAGATCTTGGAGATGTTCTTAGATAAGTACATTCCTGCGCTGTATGACTCGCTGGGTATCTTCTTGCCACTATTGACCGTGAACTGCGCGATTTTCGCCGGCGTTATCTTTATGGCGAACCGTGATTACACCTTCGCTGAGTCAACCGTATTCGCCTTAGGTTCAGGTTTTGGTTGGGCAATGGCGATTGTGATGCTAGCCGGTCTGCGTGAGCGCATGAAGTTTCATGCTATCCCTGAAGGTTTGCAGGGCATAGGCATTGTGTTTATTACGACAGGCTTGATGGCATTAGGCTTTATGGCTTTCTCCGGAATTTCTATTTAA